CCGCAGTTTTGATGAAAGACTGGTCGAAGAACTCAGGCGTCATCAGCGTCATGGTATGGATCTGTCTTTACTAATGATTGATCTCGATTATTTCAAGAGAGTGAACGATACCTACGGTCATATTGCAGGTGATCTTGTTCTTGAAACAACAGCAAGAATTTTTGAAGAAACATTCAGAACCACAGATTTTATTGCTCGTTACGGCGGAGAAGAATTTGTAATTCTGCTCCCTCATACCAAAGTTGATCAGGCTGAAATGCTTGCTGAACGGATCAGGGAAAAGATAGAATCTCACACGATGTCTTATCGTGATGTTGATTTTAAGGTCACAGCAAGTATAGGAGTCTCTTCTATCCGCCCCGGTAGCCTCGCAAAAGGTGCTGAAATAGTACGCAAGGCTGATGAAGCATTATATAAAGCTAAGAAGCAGGGACGTAATAAAGTTGTTGTTTCCAGCTCATCTGCAAGGCTTAGGGTGGTCTAAATTCAAGGGTTTCCAAAGGTGTCTTACTGTCAGTGTTTACTGAAAGACGGTGCGAATTATTCGCACCGTCTTTTTTTTGGTAATTATCCGCTATGCTTGACCTAGCTCCTGAATGGTGCAAAGCCACCAAGGCCGTCTTTAAGTTCAGGTATAAGCTCTGTCCTGCGGTCGATGGTAGGTTCAAGAACGGCTAAATTTTTTTGGGCGTGACTAATGGTTGTTATAATTTAAGGGAATATATCTGTAATTATAGAAATTGCATGATATAGTAATCATTTCGCCAGATAGCGCTTTGACTGTTTTCAATGTCGCTACTGAGGAGTTTAACTAATGAATGAGTTACTTTGGATTGGATTTGCTTTACTTGATTTGAGTCTTGTGCTTGTTATCTACAAATTTTTTGGTAAAACAGGGTTATTCGGATTGATCGTTTTTAACCTGATATTATGTAATATTCAGGTCTTAAAAATTATTCAGCTGTTTGGAATGACTACTACACTGGGTAATGTTCTGTACGCCAGCGTGTTTCTTTCAACTGATATTTTAAGTGAGTTTCATGGAAAGAAGGAAGCCCAAAAGGCTGTCTTTTTAGGGTTCATGATTCTTGTGATGGCAGTTGTTTATATGCAACTTGCTCTTTTGTTCACTCCGTCAGCGGATGATTTTGCTCAGCCTCACCTTGAAGTTCTTTTCGGGTTTCTGCCTAGGCTCGCGCTCGGCAGTCTTTGCGCTTACCTTATATCACAGCTTAGTGATGTTTATATTTTTCATAAGATTAAAGATAAGTATGGCGAGAGACATCTCTGGCTTAGAAATAATGCTAGCACGCTGCTCAGTCAGCTTATTGATTCAGCTACTTTCTGTTTCATTGCACTGTGGGGAGTTTTTCCTACAGACGTATGGCTTGAAATATTTTTTACCACCTATCTTTTCAAAGTGATTGTTGCGGTTATGGATACTCCTTTTATATATGTTGCACGCAAAATACGTTGCCGTTCATAATGACCGCAATTGTAAAGCTTGACGAATCACGTCATGGGTTTAATAATATAGAGCATAAGTCATATTTCAAGAGAGGACATATATGAGTCAGATGTTCGGTAAAAGCGTTCCTTTTTATAAAATGCAGGGTTGCGGAAATGATTTCGTTATAATTGATAACCGTAACCTCGGTGTTCCCGTTGAAAAAATGCCCGAATGGGCTGAAAAAATTTGTAAGCGGGCTTTCGGTGTATACGCTGACGGACTGCTTTTTATTGAAAAGGGGTCTAAGGAATCAGGGGTAGACTTTAAGTGGCAGTTTTATAATTCCGACGGATCTAGAGCTGAGATGTGCGGAAACGCTTCCCGCTGTGTTGGTCGACTCGCTCATGCCTTAGGTATAGCCGGAGAGCAGCATATTTTTGAGTCTGATGCCGGCCCTATCAAAGTTCAGGTGTTTCCGTTGCAGGAAGAGGTCAAAGTCCAGCTTACCGATCCCGTCGATGTGAAGCTTAATCAGACGATTGAAGTTGACGGAGAAAAGTACTCTTATCATTTTGCGAATACCGGAGTACCTCATATCGTCGTACAGGTCGCGGACGTTGATAAGATCGATATCAAGAAGCTTGGAAGTGCTTTAAGGTATCATAAAGATTTCGCGCCTGCAGGAAGCAATGTCAATTTCGTTCAGATTGACGATAATGACAGCCTGATAGTGCGTACTTATGAACGCGGCGTTGAAGATGAAACATATGCTTGCGGAACAGGTGTAAGTGCTGTTCAGGTCTGCTTGAATAGGCTCGGACTTACAGATGCTGCGGTACGTATCAAAACATCCGGTGGTGAAATTCTTAAAGTTATAATTGAAGGCGAAAGTGTTTTTCTTCAGGGCGGAGCAGAGCTTACTTTTTCCGGCGAATTGTTTTTAGAATCATTGGATATTGATTTTTAGATCATTTATGATTAGAGCTTAAGGGGATTTGTGTAGCAACAAATCCCCTTAATTTTTTTTGCAATTTCATACTAAAGTGGAATAATATTGATATAGGTTATATCTATGCTTGCAAGGGGTAGGTATTAGGTGTATAAGCAGTTTACGTATTCAGTGTGATTTTTAGGATAATGTTTATTCTTGTTTTGCAGTAAAATTTCTTGTTTCATAGTAATTTTATAAGAATACATTTTGGCAATTTGATATAAGTGATTGTTATGTTTAATCTAAAATGTCCAGGTTATTTTGTACTAAATTGGCATGATTTTAGCTTAACTAACATAAGCTTAAATAAATATATTATAATATAGTCGAGGAGACACATTATGGGAAATAGTGAACTTACTAAGCTTTTGCAGGATGTTGTACTTAAAAACGAAAAACCTGCTCGCGACGTTGCAACAGAAATAAACAAGCCTTACCCAACACTTCTTCGTGAAATCAATCCTGAAGATAAAGGTGCTAAAGTAGGTATTGAAGAACTTGTTCCTCTCATGAGATCAACAGGAAGCATTCGCCCGCTAACCAGACTTGCAAATATTATGGGCTACGTTCTCGTTCCTATGGATATTAATCCTGGCGATCCTGACGAAGCAAACTACATGGCTCTTGATTTGATGGATGGTTTCGGAAGATATTCCAAGGCTCTTAAAAGCGCTTTGCAGGCTGATCCTAAAGAAGATTTGGTTAATATTGTTGAGCAGGAAGGCTTTGAAGCTATCACAGCAATTTTAACAATGGTTCACTATCTGCGTAAAAGAGCTGAAGAAGAAAAAACTAAAAACGCTCCCCGTCTTGCTCAGGTAAGCTAGCTTTTTAGTTTAAATGCTCTTAGAAAAGAGTATAAGTGTATGCAAGCCCCCGGTTACCATTGGTAGCCGGGGGCTTTTGCATTAGTAAAAAGTAAAGTCTTAGAATTAGCAGTTATGAACGTCTTTATTGATATAAAAGCATAAATCAAAAAGGTTATTGACCATCTGCTCTACCAGGTGATCTTGTTCTGGAGCTGTTTCGGAACTGACTACTGTTTTGTTGATGATTTTTGCAAATAGCGAGGAGACTAGTTCGTCATCCTTACTGGTCCAGTACTTGTTGGCAGATACAGTTTTATTATCAAATCCGTGATAATACATACACTCCTCCATGAGTGGGGAATATTCATCAGCCGTGAAAATGGCTTACATGGTCCTAATTTAGGTATCGGCTGAAAGGAGCAATCACTTTACAGGCGAAAAAATATTTTTAAATAAATATGAATAGATGATGCTTATCGCTGATTTAATCATATAAAATAAATAGAAAGAGGTTATGAGTGTAGCCGTGCCTTACTTGTTTTGCTATGTTTAAAAAAATATCTGTAATCTGTAATAAAAAACTCTCAGCCACTCTTTTTCAGGCGAGATGACGGGAATTTCTTGATGCGCTTTTCCTTAAGAAAAAAGATTATAACTATTGCCTGCGGTGCTGCGATTATTCCCATTGTCGCCATGCTTATTCTTACTCATATTTTAGAATCAAGCTTAAGCAAGAGTGTTGCATCAGAAATTAACGCCCTTATAACGTCGCATGTTTCACAGGTTACTAATGATCTTTACGGAGAATGCAGAACGTCGAATGACTCGCTCATGCGTGAAACTAAACGCGCTTCAATGACTTTACAGTCAATGTTGGATGATAGTGGAGATGTCAGGGTTCTTGAGAAAGCATCGACGTGGAACATAGTGAATCCACTGATAAAAGATAAAATTATTTCAGTTCCTGTGCTTATGATAGGTGATTACAGCTTAACTTATGACAAACGGAAAAGGAAATCACTTCCTTTTCTTAAAGAGTCTTCAGAAATATCAGGCGCGTATTGTACAGTCTATCAGCGTATCACCCAGATGGGAGACATGCTCGTGGTTGATACCACCGCTGAAGCTGGAAAAGAAAATATGGTTATTGGTGAAATTTACTATTCGCTAAATGAGCAAGGAAAGCGTGCGTCAGTTATTGATGAGATCCTTGCCGGAAAGACTGTAAGCAGGCATTGCGAAGACAGCGATGGCATCAAGTATATTGTTTACTCTCCTCTTAAGGATAAAGGTGGAAATATTAAGGGTATGCTCAGTGTCCAGATGCATGAGGATATTGCTGAAAATATTCATCGATCTGTCCTGAAAACTTCTATTAACAAGTCAGGTTTTGTTTGGATTCTCGGCGCAAAAGGGGTGAATAAAGGAAAATATATTTTATCTCGTTTCAGTAGTTCCAAAGAAGATTCGCAAGCAAAAAATGCTCAATATGATAAGGCATTAATTGAACAGTTGATTTCAAATGCGGTTAAGGCTGGAGAAGGTAAGCTTTTAACAGAAGAATATCTTTGGAAGCTGGGACCTGATGATACAGGGCGTATGAAACTTTCTGTTTATACATATTTTGCTCCATGGGAATGGGTTATTGGGTCCGGAGTCTATCTTGATGAATATAACGGTATACGAGATCGTCTGACCGGAACAGTCTCCAAACTTTCTCATTGGCTTGGTCTTACAGGGGTTATATTGTTGGTACTGACTCTTGTAATTTCAACGTCAGCAAGCGGGCTTATTGCTAATCCCATCATCCATATGGTCGATATTGCTAAATTAATTGCAAACGGTGATCTTTACGGAGCTAGAAATTCTATTGAAATTA
The genomic region above belongs to Desulfovibrio sp. UCD-KL4C and contains:
- a CDS encoding queuosine precursor transporter; protein product: MNELLWIGFALLDLSLVLVIYKFFGKTGLFGLIVFNLILCNIQVLKIIQLFGMTTTLGNVLYASVFLSTDILSEFHGKKEAQKAVFLGFMILVMAVVYMQLALLFTPSADDFAQPHLEVLFGFLPRLALGSLCAYLISQLSDVYIFHKIKDKYGERHLWLRNNASTLLSQLIDSATFCFIALWGVFPTDVWLEIFFTTYLFKVIVAVMDTPFIYVARKIRCRS
- the dapF gene encoding diaminopimelate epimerase, translating into MSQMFGKSVPFYKMQGCGNDFVIIDNRNLGVPVEKMPEWAEKICKRAFGVYADGLLFIEKGSKESGVDFKWQFYNSDGSRAEMCGNASRCVGRLAHALGIAGEQHIFESDAGPIKVQVFPLQEEVKVQLTDPVDVKLNQTIEVDGEKYSYHFANTGVPHIVVQVADVDKIDIKKLGSALRYHKDFAPAGSNVNFVQIDDNDSLIVRTYERGVEDETYACGTGVSAVQVCLNRLGLTDAAVRIKTSGGEILKVIIEGESVFLQGGAELTFSGELFLESLDIDF
- a CDS encoding phage regulatory CII family protein, which translates into the protein MGNSELTKLLQDVVLKNEKPARDVATEINKPYPTLLREINPEDKGAKVGIEELVPLMRSTGSIRPLTRLANIMGYVLVPMDINPGDPDEANYMALDLMDGFGRYSKALKSALQADPKEDLVNIVEQEGFEAITAILTMVHYLRKRAEEEKTKNAPRLAQVS
- a CDS encoding Cache 3/Cache 2 fusion domain-containing protein, translating into MRFSLRKKIITIACGAAIIPIVAMLILTHILESSLSKSVASEINALITSHVSQVTNDLYGECRTSNDSLMRETKRASMTLQSMLDDSGDVRVLEKASTWNIVNPLIKDKIISVPVLMIGDYSLTYDKRKRKSLPFLKESSEISGAYCTVYQRITQMGDMLVVDTTAEAGKENMVIGEIYYSLNEQGKRASVIDEILAGKTVSRHCEDSDGIKYIVYSPLKDKGGNIKGMLSVQMHEDIAENIHRSVLKTSINKSGFVWILGAKGVNKGKYILSRFSSSKEDSQAKNAQYDKALIEQLISNAVKAGEGKLLTEEYLWKLGPDDTGRMKLSVYTYFAPWEWVIGSGVYLDEYNGIRDRLTGTVSKLSHWLGLTGVILLVLTLVISTSASGLIANPIIHMVDIAKLIANGDLYGARNSIEITEKKCPNARNAAKNIDHQDHLDETGQLYLAFKNMVESLGSLVGQVQRSGIQVTTSSTEITASARQLDITFNQQATATAQISATSLEISANSGELAGTMGEVNTSASKMTKLAQEGQDGIKTMIRIMDDLSVSTSSITDKLAEINDRANSIEGIVSTITKVADRTNLLSLNAAIEAEKAGKFGQGFSVVAGEIRRLADQTSVAALEIETTIENMRVAMDSGVVEMDRFADDVRCGAVKAVKIGKKLEGIMVGVTNLTPRIELVNSGMSAQAEGAEQISDAMGQLSDTATNTSDSLKEFNRASSQLNEAVQGLRSEVSRFKVSE